One Ignavibacteria bacterium genomic window carries:
- a CDS encoding YifB family Mg chelatase-like AAA ATPase, whose product MISEVFTAATFGIEAHIVRVETFIERGLFSFSIVGLPDSIIKESKERVLAALKNNEYQFPVRRYTINLAPADLKKEGAGFDLPIAIAILAETGQVKTDKLKDYLLIGELSLDGNIRSVPGVLSITAEAKRQNFKGVIIPADNVKEAAFIGGIEIYPVDSLKTVVGFLNDEISLKPYEIEIEKLFQEYSNYTVDFADVKGQAEVKRAMEIAAAGGHNIIMIGLPGSGKTMLAKRLSTILPPMTLDESLETTKIHSIAGILSKENSIVSKRPFRSPHHTASDVAIVGGGTSAKPGEISFAHNGVLFFDELTEFKRNVLEVMRQPLEDRKITIARSKLTVEYPCSFMFVAAMNPSPAGNAKELKTFSDYDIHKHISKISGPILDRIDIHIQVNPVPFEELANKKDVEKSEQIRERVVKAREIQLKRFKDMKGIYTNSQIEPRDIKVYCKIDDACEKILMLAMNKLNLSARAYDRILKVARTIADLAGEENITPAHISEAVQYRSLDRESWGNY is encoded by the coding sequence GTGATTTCTGAGGTTTTTACTGCCGCTACATTCGGGATTGAAGCTCATATTGTCCGTGTTGAAACATTCATCGAGCGCGGGCTTTTTTCGTTCTCGATTGTGGGTCTGCCTGACAGCATCATAAAAGAATCGAAGGAACGTGTTCTTGCCGCGCTGAAAAATAACGAGTATCAATTTCCTGTCCGAAGATATACGATTAATCTTGCGCCTGCTGATTTGAAAAAAGAAGGTGCGGGATTTGATTTGCCTATTGCGATTGCAATTCTTGCTGAAACGGGACAGGTGAAAACGGATAAGCTGAAAGATTATTTATTGATTGGTGAACTTTCACTCGATGGGAATATTCGCAGTGTGCCGGGAGTGCTTTCGATTACGGCGGAGGCGAAGAGACAAAATTTTAAGGGAGTTATAATTCCTGCGGATAATGTTAAGGAAGCGGCGTTCATAGGCGGGATAGAAATTTATCCAGTGGATAGCTTGAAAACGGTGGTTGGGTTTTTGAATGATGAGATTTCATTGAAGCCGTATGAGATTGAAATTGAAAAGTTGTTTCAGGAGTATTCTAATTATACGGTTGACTTTGCTGACGTTAAAGGTCAGGCGGAAGTAAAGCGCGCAATGGAGATTGCCGCTGCAGGCGGACATAATATAATTATGATTGGTCTACCGGGTTCGGGTAAGACAATGCTTGCGAAACGGCTATCGACAATTTTGCCTCCGATGACACTGGATGAATCGCTTGAGACTACGAAGATTCATTCGATAGCGGGAATTTTATCGAAGGAAAATTCCATTGTAAGCAAGAGACCTTTTCGCTCACCGCATCATACCGCAAGCGACGTTGCTATTGTCGGCGGCGGAACATCGGCAAAGCCGGGAGAAATTTCTTTTGCGCATAACGGAGTTTTGTTTTTTGACGAGCTTACTGAATTTAAGCGGAATGTTCTTGAAGTCATGAGACAGCCGCTTGAAGACAGAAAGATAACAATTGCGCGTTCGAAGCTTACGGTTGAATATCCGTGCAGTTTTATGTTTGTTGCGGCGATGAATCCGAGTCCTGCAGGAAATGCGAAAGAGCTAAAGACGTTTTCGGATTATGACATTCATAAGCATATTTCGAAGATATCGGGACCGATTTTGGATAGGATTGATATTCACATTCAGGTTAATCCCGTGCCGTTCGAAGAGCTTGCGAATAAAAAAGATGTAGAGAAGTCGGAGCAGATAAGAGAGCGCGTGGTGAAGGCGAGGGAAATTCAGCTAAAGAGATTTAAGGACATGAAAGGGATTTATACGAACTCGCAGATTGAACCAAGAGATATAAAAGTTTATTGTAAAATCGATGATGCGTGTGAGAAGATTTTAATGCTTGCGATGAACAAGCTGAATTTATCTGCTAGGGCTTATGACAGAATTCTGAAAGTTGCGAGAACGATTGCGGACTTGGCGGGAGAGGAAAATATCACACCTGCGCATATAAGTGAGGCGGTGCAATACAGGTCGCTTGACAGGGAAAGCTGGGGGAATTATTGA
- a CDS encoding TonB-dependent receptor, whose product MKYFLTLFMLLLNFSSQNLFAQTTQEIRGKILDEETQKPVAFALIEILNSDLKTETNENGEFVFSNLPPETYQLKISALGYEPVIKTDLILYGSKPLQITINLIPKGFITEEIDVDANYFQKSSDINVSFMNLDYEEIRRAPGAVEDISRMFQSAPGVSIGNDQRNDLIVRGGSPSENLILIDGIEIPNINHFGTQGSSSGAISFINSKFILDANMFTGGFPVIYGDRLSSVLDIHFREGNRKNHYQDINLSMAGFGGIFEGPLTNKGSYMFSVRRSYLELIQSAIRLSAVPNYWDFNLKATHEFSPTDRLTLIGFAGIDKVTFSTTEEDNNPYGRSNARQNSFATGLNYTKLIKNGFIQTVLSNSYANYKIDQLYSDIDKLRFMSNSSENETTLKSDLNYQLSKSITLNTDIGAKYVFIKNNLFLDSNTSPAGYYYNAIDAHVDTTTYKLFTHINLTYKLFNDRLNINTGLRYDYFDYIRLKSVVSPRLGASYNLTSVTSLSASWGIFYQSPQYLWITSHPNNWKLNNIRSEHYIAGIEHFFDKDLRATLEVYQKNYKDYPVWKDIPYYILIDGGADNGPNIVGEAVSAGTGYIRGIDFSLQKKLTETGLYGLINYSYSFSKFKALAGNEKPGEFDPGHQFTLIAGYQFKNDWLVGIKFKYAGGRPYTPFNIDSSKFYNHGIFSTFDYNSARYPYYMRFDVRVDKKFNIKKISIVGYLEIQNLFNKDNIYNYFWNENKNQLGTIYQWAFFPVGGISVQF is encoded by the coding sequence ATGAAATATTTTCTTACCCTTTTTATGCTCCTGCTGAATTTTTCTTCACAAAATCTCTTTGCGCAAACCACTCAGGAAATTCGCGGAAAAATTCTCGACGAAGAAACACAAAAACCTGTCGCATTTGCATTGATTGAAATTCTGAACTCTGATTTAAAAACCGAAACAAATGAAAATGGTGAATTTGTTTTTTCAAATTTACCTCCCGAAACATATCAGCTAAAAATTTCTGCGCTCGGCTACGAACCTGTTATAAAAACCGACCTGATTCTATACGGAAGCAAGCCTTTGCAAATAACAATCAATCTCATTCCCAAAGGATTTATCACGGAAGAAATAGATGTCGATGCAAATTATTTTCAGAAAAGCTCCGATATAAACGTAAGCTTCATGAATCTCGACTATGAAGAAATTCGCCGCGCACCCGGCGCAGTGGAAGACATCTCAAGAATGTTCCAGTCAGCTCCCGGTGTTTCAATCGGCAATGACCAGCGCAACGACTTAATCGTTCGCGGAGGTTCACCATCTGAAAATTTAATTTTAATCGACGGCATAGAAATTCCTAACATCAATCACTTCGGAACTCAGGGTTCATCGAGCGGAGCAATATCTTTTATCAATTCAAAGTTCATTCTCGATGCAAATATGTTCACCGGCGGATTTCCTGTCATCTACGGTGACCGTCTTTCAAGCGTTCTCGATATTCACTTCCGGGAAGGCAACCGCAAAAATCATTATCAGGATATAAATCTTTCAATGGCTGGCTTCGGCGGAATCTTCGAAGGACCTCTCACAAACAAAGGGAGTTATATGTTTTCCGTTCGCCGCAGTTATCTCGAGCTCATTCAAAGTGCAATCCGTCTCTCTGCTGTCCCGAATTACTGGGACTTCAACCTGAAAGCAACTCATGAGTTTTCACCGACTGACCGTCTTACTCTGATCGGCTTCGCGGGCATCGACAAAGTAACCTTCTCAACAACAGAAGAAGACAATAACCCATACGGCAGGTCAAACGCCCGACAAAATTCTTTCGCCACAGGATTAAATTACACAAAGCTCATCAAAAACGGTTTCATTCAAACCGTTCTCTCAAACTCTTATGCAAATTATAAAATAGACCAGCTTTACTCCGACATCGACAAGCTCAGGTTCATGTCCAACTCTTCCGAAAACGAAACAACTCTTAAATCCGACTTGAACTATCAGCTTAGCAAATCGATAACCTTAAACACAGACATCGGCGCAAAATATGTTTTTATAAAGAATAATTTATTTCTTGATTCAAACACTTCGCCCGCAGGATATTATTACAACGCAATTGATGCTCACGTTGATACAACAACATATAAACTATTCACGCACATAAATTTAACCTATAAATTATTCAACGACCGCCTTAACATTAACACAGGTCTTCGCTACGATTACTTCGATTACATCCGCCTGAAAAGCGTTGTGTCTCCTCGTCTTGGAGCTTCTTATAATCTCACAAGCGTTACTTCCCTCAGCGCATCATGGGGAATTTTCTATCAGTCACCGCAATACCTCTGGATAACTTCGCACCCGAATAACTGGAAGCTCAACAATATCCGCAGCGAACATTACATCGCAGGCATCGAGCACTTTTTCGATAAAGATTTGCGCGCAACCCTCGAAGTCTATCAGAAAAATTACAAAGACTATCCCGTATGGAAAGATATTCCATATTATATTTTAATTGACGGCGGCGCAGATAACGGACCCAACATAGTCGGTGAAGCGGTCAGTGCAGGAACAGGATATATCCGCGGAATTGATTTTTCTCTTCAGAAAAAATTAACAGAGACGGGTTTATATGGATTGATAAATTATTCTTACAGCTTTTCAAAGTTCAAAGCTCTTGCAGGAAACGAAAAGCCCGGCGAGTTCGACCCCGGTCATCAGTTCACTCTCATCGCGGGGTACCAATTTAAAAACGATTGGCTTGTCGGAATCAAATTCAAATACGCAGGCGGAAGACCTTACACTCCGTTTAACATCGACTCATCGAAATTTTACAATCACGGAATTTTTTCTACATTTGATTATAACAGCGCAAGATATCCTTATTACATGCGCTTCGATGTTCGTGTTGATAAAAAATTCAACATCAAAAAAATCAGCATCGTCGGCTATCTCGAAATCCAAAACCTCTTCAACAAAGACAACATCTACAATTATTTCTGGAACGAAAACAAAAACCAACTCGGTACAATTTACCAATGGGCTTTCTTCCCCGTCGGCGGCATCAGCGTCCAATTTTAA
- the der gene encoding ribosome biogenesis GTPase Der has translation MENIIAIIGRPNTGKSTLFNRIIGKRQAIVHPESGVTRDRNYSEAEWTGKKFFLIDTGGFVPDTDELFEKAIRDQIKLAIDEADEIIFTVDAAAGLHPVDKEIAKLLRKYKGDKKIILVANKCDNNERDVNAAEFFSLGFGEPFTISGLNGRNVADLLDILTENIDESEDKEDERLKIAIIGRPNAGKSSLVNALLKEDRNIVTDIPGTTRDTIDSVLKYHGEEIVLIDTAGLRRKSKIKKEESLEFFSTVRTYKAIQRCDVAIVVIDASLIMEPYANTEDLKLSPFKLDRQDIKILEEVINYKKGLLIVINKWDLIEKDSKTAEILRKKIESHLKSLTYLKIIFISALTKQRIHKVLDEAHEINQERGKKIKTSDLNDFLEEVKKLQPLPSANGRELKINYITQIKTDPPVFTFFCNEPKLIPDNYRKFLENNLRKRFGYAGVPIAMNFRKKN, from the coding sequence TTGGAAAATATTATTGCAATTATAGGGCGGCCGAACACAGGGAAGTCGACGTTGTTTAACAGAATTATAGGGAAGAGGCAGGCGATTGTGCATCCTGAAAGCGGGGTGACGCGCGACAGGAATTACAGCGAGGCGGAATGGACGGGAAAGAAATTTTTTCTCATCGATACGGGCGGGTTTGTGCCTGATACGGATGAGCTTTTTGAGAAGGCGATACGTGACCAGATAAAACTTGCGATTGATGAAGCGGATGAAATTATTTTTACGGTTGATGCTGCAGCCGGACTTCATCCTGTCGATAAAGAGATTGCGAAGCTGCTAAGAAAATACAAGGGTGATAAAAAAATTATTCTTGTTGCGAACAAGTGCGACAACAATGAGCGTGATGTGAATGCGGCGGAGTTTTTTTCGCTTGGATTTGGAGAGCCGTTCACGATATCGGGATTGAACGGAAGAAACGTTGCGGACCTGCTGGATATTTTAACAGAGAACATTGACGAGAGTGAAGACAAGGAAGATGAAAGACTAAAAATTGCGATTATAGGGAGACCAAACGCAGGAAAGTCATCTCTTGTAAATGCGCTATTGAAAGAAGACAGAAATATTGTAACGGACATTCCGGGAACGACGAGAGATACAATTGATTCGGTGTTGAAATATCATGGTGAAGAAATTGTTTTGATTGATACTGCAGGGCTTAGAAGAAAAAGTAAAATTAAAAAAGAAGAATCGCTCGAGTTTTTTTCAACGGTAAGGACTTATAAGGCGATTCAGAGATGTGACGTTGCGATTGTTGTGATAGATGCTTCGCTGATAATGGAGCCATATGCAAATACAGAAGATTTAAAATTATCACCGTTTAAACTGGACAGACAGGACATAAAAATTCTGGAGGAAGTAATTAATTACAAAAAGGGTTTACTGATTGTGATTAATAAGTGGGATTTAATCGAGAAGGATTCAAAGACTGCAGAAATTTTGAGAAAGAAAATCGAGAGTCATTTAAAGAGCTTAACTTATCTAAAAATAATTTTCATATCTGCTTTGACGAAGCAGCGTATTCATAAGGTGCTTGATGAGGCGCATGAAATCAATCAGGAGCGCGGGAAGAAAATAAAAACAAGCGACCTTAATGATTTTCTTGAAGAGGTAAAAAAATTACAGCCGCTTCCTTCTGCAAACGGCAGAGAGCTGAAGATAAATTACATTACGCAGATAAAGACTGACCCTCCGGTGTTCACGTTTTTTTGCAATGAGCCGAAGTTGATTCCTGATAATTACAGGAAGTTCCTCGAAAATAATTTGAGAAAGAGATTTGGATATGCAGGCGTGCCGATTGCGATGAATTTCAGAAAGAAGAATTGA
- a CDS encoding YCF48-related protein — protein sequence MKILYNKVFNIFVIMFVCVFSVLNVFINDVQAQSGWVQQVSNTDKLLKSVYFVNPNTGYAVGHTGRVLKTIDGGATWTVSTLIDNSEISNLFCVHFFNENTGIVGSRKIFRTTNGGSTWGAVYTLNPEDTVHAVFFYNNEVGYAAVNFGRILKTINGGSTWTEQGLEDDHYAVYFPSLDTGYVVGDDQTYHTYNGGVVWTLSLVKFFNDLQSITCFDSKTCVTCGKGGYIYKSTNAGVNWNQVNLGTTDDFYSVTKRPDSVLFIGGQGGTILKSTSKGDNWTTQTSNTNQTLYSIYFVNNFTGYAVGNNGTVIKTTTGGTVFINQISTEVPDKFYLHQNYPNPFNPVTKIRFDVPSNMRNSNVRLSVFDLSGKMVAELINQRLSSGTYEYEFDANGLASGIYYYELSNGDFKEVKKMVLVK from the coding sequence ATGAAAATTTTATATAATAAAGTGTTTAACATATTTGTAATTATGTTTGTGTGTGTTTTTAGTGTATTGAATGTTTTTATAAATGATGTTCAGGCGCAGTCCGGTTGGGTTCAGCAGGTGTCGAACACCGATAAGCTGCTTAAATCAGTTTATTTTGTAAATCCTAATACAGGTTATGCGGTTGGACACACAGGCAGAGTCCTGAAAACGATTGATGGCGGCGCAACATGGACGGTAAGCACGCTTATAGATAATTCGGAGATTTCAAATTTATTTTGTGTGCATTTTTTTAATGAGAACACGGGGATAGTCGGGAGCAGAAAAATTTTCAGAACGACAAACGGGGGAAGCACATGGGGAGCTGTATATACACTGAACCCGGAAGATACTGTGCATGCGGTTTTCTTTTATAACAACGAAGTTGGTTATGCGGCAGTAAACTTCGGCAGGATTTTAAAAACAATAAACGGGGGAAGCACATGGACAGAACAAGGTCTTGAGGATGACCATTACGCAGTTTATTTTCCTTCTCTTGATACAGGATATGTGGTTGGTGACGACCAGACTTACCATACATATAATGGCGGAGTTGTTTGGACGCTGTCACTTGTTAAGTTTTTTAATGATTTGCAATCCATAACTTGTTTTGATTCAAAAACCTGCGTGACATGCGGGAAAGGCGGGTATATATATAAAAGCACGAACGCAGGAGTAAACTGGAACCAAGTTAATCTGGGAACGACGGATGATTTTTATTCAGTAACGAAACGCCCTGACAGTGTTTTGTTCATTGGGGGACAAGGGGGAACGATTTTGAAATCGACATCAAAAGGCGATAATTGGACAACACAAACATCGAACACGAACCAGACTTTATACTCCATATATTTTGTAAATAATTTTACGGGGTATGCGGTCGGCAATAACGGAACAGTTATAAAAACCACAACAGGCGGAACGGTATTTATAAACCAAATAAGCACGGAGGTGCCTGATAAATTTTATCTGCATCAAAATTATCCGAACCCGTTTAATCCGGTGACGAAGATAAGGTTTGACGTTCCGTCAAACATGAGAAATTCAAATGTGAGGTTAAGTGTTTTTGATTTATCGGGAAAGATGGTTGCAGAGTTGATTAATCAGCGGTTGAGCTCGGGGACATATGAGTATGAGTTTGATGCGAACGGGTTAGCTTCGGGGATTTATTATTATGAGTTGAGTAACGGTGATTTTAAGGAAGTGAAGAAGATGGTTTTAGTTAAGTAG
- a CDS encoding FRG domain-containing protein — MKQVKQKYSKNDIVVSSWAELQEILFKDSYDEKLERYRSSYVYRGLSNKEYDLKTTLIRLGGNFAQLEGHLLRNFRKYAHRNPAPGYSRWNWLAVAQHHGLPTRLLDWTYSPYIALHFATANFFKYDIDGVIWCVNYVKSNEILPAKLKKEIRLEGSNVFTPEMLDEVCKSLKVFDNLSKKKFVMFLEPPSLDDRIINQHALFSLMSDSKAILGDWLKKYPDLYFRIIIPAKLKWEIRDKLDQANITERVLFPGLDGLSFWLRRHYSPKDLSHMDEDFETRRKFRMMTEE; from the coding sequence ATGAAACAAGTGAAGCAGAAATATTCAAAGAATGATATTGTTGTAAGCAGCTGGGCGGAGCTTCAGGAAATTTTGTTTAAGGATTCTTATGATGAAAAACTGGAGAGATACCGTTCGAGTTATGTATATAGAGGGCTTTCGAATAAGGAATATGATTTGAAGACAACGCTGATTCGCCTGGGTGGGAATTTTGCACAGCTTGAAGGACATTTATTGAGGAATTTCAGAAAGTATGCGCATAGAAATCCTGCGCCGGGGTATTCTAGATGGAACTGGCTTGCGGTTGCGCAGCATCACGGCTTGCCGACGAGGCTGCTTGACTGGACTTACTCGCCTTATATTGCTTTGCATTTTGCGACTGCGAATTTTTTTAAGTATGATATCGATGGAGTTATATGGTGTGTGAATTATGTTAAGTCGAATGAGATACTTCCGGCAAAATTAAAAAAAGAAATAAGGTTGGAAGGGTCGAATGTTTTTACGCCCGAGATGCTTGATGAAGTCTGCAAGTCGCTGAAGGTGTTCGATAATTTATCGAAAAAAAAATTTGTGATGTTTCTTGAACCGCCGTCGCTTGATGACAGGATAATTAATCAGCATGCTTTGTTTTCGTTGATGTCGGACTCGAAAGCGATTCTTGGTGACTGGCTGAAGAAGTATCCTGATTTATATTTCAGAATAATTATTCCCGCGAAACTTAAATGGGAAATAAGGGATAAGCTTGATCAGGCGAATATTACGGAGCGCGTGCTGTTCCCGGGGCTTGACGGACTTAGTTTCTGGCTTCGCAGACACTACTCGCCGAAGGATTTATCGCATATGGATGAAGATTTTGAGACTAGAAGAAAGTTCAGAATGATGACGGAAGAGTGA